Proteins encoded by one window of Anopheles maculipalpis chromosome 2RL, idAnoMacuDA_375_x, whole genome shotgun sequence:
- the LOC126557604 gene encoding protein arginine N-methyltransferase 1 isoform X2 has translation MDTTVDDSNGEDDEWEVAEEQNDPVKCLFCESISPTMTVAIRHAKQQHDFDLAGVRRRFHLDEYSYIKMINYIRRENPGPEQFKTATGSSFPWADDKYLKPVENETWLMFDLDELDEIMLNNGTGGGNGGVSVEKENGNDIGDTMTLTTDQYRKLQGIINDLTAQLREKENLLQHAASSIEKMKESFRNVLAEQQQPSAGENGKAEVDDGAGGDKKLEQIKRKLEHCVSSVSVDDDQSYFNTYSHFGIHHDMLSDEVRTSSYRDAILRNADIMKDKTVLDLGCGTAILSMFASKAGAKEVISVDQSDIIYQAMDIVRKNNIDNIRFVKGRLEDTELPVEKVDIIVSEWMGYFLLFEGMMDSVIYARKQYLREGGLILPNRCNISIAGYGDLERHNEFIGFWKNVYGFDMSCMKKEVLREATVEVCKPEHIITNANIIANFDLMEVDVDCPNFSYAFDLKVKKDTQLTALIGYFDTFFELPEHIEFSTSPYSRPTHWKQTIFYLEEPVPVKEGQTITGKFVCRRDPKDVRSLFINIEVLDMVLKYTLN, from the exons ATGGACACCACGGTAGATGACTCTAACGGCGAGGATGATGAATGGGAGGTCGCCGAGGAGCAGAACGATCCGGTGAAATGTTTGTTCTGTGAAAGCATTTCCCCCACAATGACGGTAGCCATACGCCACGCGAAACAGCAGCACGATTTTGATCTTGCCGGAGTTCGTCGAAGGTTCCACCTAGACGAGTATTCGTACATAAAAATGATCAACTATATTAGGCGCGAGAACCCGGGCCCGGAACAGTTCAAAACGGCAACCGGCAGCAGTTTCCCATGGGCGGACGATAAATATCTCAAACCGGTGGAGAACGAAACGTGGCTAATGTTCGACTTGGACGAGCTGGACGAAATTATGCTCAACAATGGTACCggtggtggtaatggtggtgtGTCGGTAGAGAAGGAAAATGGCAACGACATCGGGGATACGATGACGCTTACCACCGACCAGTACCGCAAATTACAGGGAATAATAAACGATCTAACTGCACAGCTTCGTGAGAAGGAAAATCTTCTACAGCACGCCGCCAGTAGTATAGAGAAGATGAAGGAAAGCTTTCGCAATGTGCTGGCCGAACAGCAGCAACCGAGCGCCGGCGAGAATGGTAAAGCGGAGGTCGACGACGGTGCTGGGGGCGATAAAAAGTTGGAACAGATCAAGCGAAAGCTGGAACACTGTGTTAGCAGCGTGTCGGTGGATGACGACCAGAGCTATTTCAATACGTACTCTCACTTCGGAATTCATCATGACATGTTGAGT GATGAAGTTCGCACATCAAGCTACCGGGATGCGATCCTGCGAAATGCTGACATAATGAAGGATAAAACCGTGCTCGATCTGGGTTGCGGCACGGCCATCCTTTCAATGTTTGCCTCGAAAGCTGGAGCGAAGGAGGTAATTTCTGTCGATCAGTCCGATATCATTTACCAGGCGATGGACATTGTGCGCAAGAACAACATCGACAACATCCGGTTCGTGAAGGGACGGCTGGAAGATACGGAGCTACCGGTCGAGAAGGTCGATATCATCGTGTCAGAGTGGATGGGCTACTTTTTGCTGTTCGAGGGTATGATGGACAGTGTCATCTATGCCCGCAAACAGTACCTCCGCGAGGGGGGATTGATTTTGCCCAACCGGTGCAACATTAGCATAGCCGGGTACGGTGATCTTGAGCGGCACAATGAATTTATTGGCTTCTGGAAAAATGTGTACGGTTTCGATATGTCGTGCATGAAGAAGGAAGTCCTGCGAGAAGCGACGGTAGAAGTTTGCAAACCGGAGCACATTATTACGAACGCGAACATTATTGCCAACTTTGACCTGATGGAGGTGGACGTCGACTGTCCTAACTTTAGCTACGCGTTTGATCTAAAGGTAAAGAAGGACACACAGCTAACCGCATTGATAGGatattttgacacattttttgaGCTACCGGAACACATCGAATTCTCCACCTCGCCGTACTCTCGACCGACACACTGGAAACAGACAATCTTTTACCTGGAAGAACCGGTCCCGGTGAAGGAAGGGCAAACGATTACCGGTAAATTTGTTTGTCGGCGTGATCCGAAGGACGTGCGCTcgttatttattaatattgaGGTGTTGGACATGGTTCTGAAGTATACACTTAACTAG
- the LOC126557604 gene encoding protein arginine N-methyltransferase 1 isoform X1 yields the protein MSEEEDCPPLCDMDTTVDDSNGEDDEWEVAEEQNDPVKCLFCESISPTMTVAIRHAKQQHDFDLAGVRRRFHLDEYSYIKMINYIRRENPGPEQFKTATGSSFPWADDKYLKPVENETWLMFDLDELDEIMLNNGTGGGNGGVSVEKENGNDIGDTMTLTTDQYRKLQGIINDLTAQLREKENLLQHAASSIEKMKESFRNVLAEQQQPSAGENGKAEVDDGAGGDKKLEQIKRKLEHCVSSVSVDDDQSYFNTYSHFGIHHDMLSDEVRTSSYRDAILRNADIMKDKTVLDLGCGTAILSMFASKAGAKEVISVDQSDIIYQAMDIVRKNNIDNIRFVKGRLEDTELPVEKVDIIVSEWMGYFLLFEGMMDSVIYARKQYLREGGLILPNRCNISIAGYGDLERHNEFIGFWKNVYGFDMSCMKKEVLREATVEVCKPEHIITNANIIANFDLMEVDVDCPNFSYAFDLKVKKDTQLTALIGYFDTFFELPEHIEFSTSPYSRPTHWKQTIFYLEEPVPVKEGQTITGKFVCRRDPKDVRSLFINIEVLDMVLKYTLN from the exons atgagTGAAGAGGAAG ATTGCCCTCCACTGTGCGACATGGACACCACGGTAGATGACTCTAACGGCGAGGATGATGAATGGGAGGTCGCCGAGGAGCAGAACGATCCGGTGAAATGTTTGTTCTGTGAAAGCATTTCCCCCACAATGACGGTAGCCATACGCCACGCGAAACAGCAGCACGATTTTGATCTTGCCGGAGTTCGTCGAAGGTTCCACCTAGACGAGTATTCGTACATAAAAATGATCAACTATATTAGGCGCGAGAACCCGGGCCCGGAACAGTTCAAAACGGCAACCGGCAGCAGTTTCCCATGGGCGGACGATAAATATCTCAAACCGGTGGAGAACGAAACGTGGCTAATGTTCGACTTGGACGAGCTGGACGAAATTATGCTCAACAATGGTACCggtggtggtaatggtggtgtGTCGGTAGAGAAGGAAAATGGCAACGACATCGGGGATACGATGACGCTTACCACCGACCAGTACCGCAAATTACAGGGAATAATAAACGATCTAACTGCACAGCTTCGTGAGAAGGAAAATCTTCTACAGCACGCCGCCAGTAGTATAGAGAAGATGAAGGAAAGCTTTCGCAATGTGCTGGCCGAACAGCAGCAACCGAGCGCCGGCGAGAATGGTAAAGCGGAGGTCGACGACGGTGCTGGGGGCGATAAAAAGTTGGAACAGATCAAGCGAAAGCTGGAACACTGTGTTAGCAGCGTGTCGGTGGATGACGACCAGAGCTATTTCAATACGTACTCTCACTTCGGAATTCATCATGACATGTTGAGT GATGAAGTTCGCACATCAAGCTACCGGGATGCGATCCTGCGAAATGCTGACATAATGAAGGATAAAACCGTGCTCGATCTGGGTTGCGGCACGGCCATCCTTTCAATGTTTGCCTCGAAAGCTGGAGCGAAGGAGGTAATTTCTGTCGATCAGTCCGATATCATTTACCAGGCGATGGACATTGTGCGCAAGAACAACATCGACAACATCCGGTTCGTGAAGGGACGGCTGGAAGATACGGAGCTACCGGTCGAGAAGGTCGATATCATCGTGTCAGAGTGGATGGGCTACTTTTTGCTGTTCGAGGGTATGATGGACAGTGTCATCTATGCCCGCAAACAGTACCTCCGCGAGGGGGGATTGATTTTGCCCAACCGGTGCAACATTAGCATAGCCGGGTACGGTGATCTTGAGCGGCACAATGAATTTATTGGCTTCTGGAAAAATGTGTACGGTTTCGATATGTCGTGCATGAAGAAGGAAGTCCTGCGAGAAGCGACGGTAGAAGTTTGCAAACCGGAGCACATTATTACGAACGCGAACATTATTGCCAACTTTGACCTGATGGAGGTGGACGTCGACTGTCCTAACTTTAGCTACGCGTTTGATCTAAAGGTAAAGAAGGACACACAGCTAACCGCATTGATAGGatattttgacacattttttgaGCTACCGGAACACATCGAATTCTCCACCTCGCCGTACTCTCGACCGACACACTGGAAACAGACAATCTTTTACCTGGAAGAACCGGTCCCGGTGAAGGAAGGGCAAACGATTACCGGTAAATTTGTTTGTCGGCGTGATCCGAAGGACGTGCGCTcgttatttattaatattgaGGTGTTGGACATGGTTCTGAAGTATACACTTAACTAG
- the LOC126558070 gene encoding leucine-rich repeat protein 1-like: MKLICETCTINRNVTGGKRAFQKTILAIGKGSERKSDGTKIMLITTSNKSGTQYNVLKNISKIFTRFLEEGKATISFVVPEHDVQIKSDKVQLTAFLKVVKLVLTGGSGVQTTEQPSHTQSTTNPFSPSASLRLPCLTVGKKKSSILDSPSVLSTKCVVTNRKDYPAKGFSCLLVSLQISDIKLSRFDSQILMLQKLRSLNLSNNCIRSLPRALGQMRLCDLDLSGNSLTEAVWDWLLEPNIQSSLQQLNISNNALPCLPINVIYARELVTLAAENNHIRKLPFALWTMSRLRVLSLARNQIDAVPETLARIKLDRLDLSENELFCNVATVPDLRLTSSDTQYRQTSSLFELAARTVIRKKIPYTFPGRIPFTVLEVLRRAPLCSCGQPCFESKVFLRTKVIMIKCSYLVLNANQQLIADCVYCSEKCSRKLC, encoded by the coding sequence ATGAAACTAATTTGTGAAACCTGCACCATTAACCGTAATGTAACTGGAGGAAAACGAGCATTCCAGAAAACGATCCTTGCCATCGGTAAAGGATCGGAACGAAAGTCGGACGGTACAAAAATAATGCTCATTACCACCAGCAACAAATCCGGCACCCAGTACAACGTACTGAAGAACATCAGCAAAATATTCACTCGCTTTCTGGAAGAGGGAAAGGCTACCATTTCGTTCGTTGTGCCCGAACACGATGTACAGATTAAGAGTGATAAAGTACAGCTGACCGCATTTCTGAAGGTGGTGAAACTGGTGCTTACTGGCGGAAGCGGTGTACAAACAACGGAACAACCATCGCACACACAATCCACTACGAATCCCTTTTCACCGTCCGCCTCACTTCGTTTACCGTGTCTTACTGTGGGCAAGAAGAAATCATCCATTCTAGATTCACCCAGCGTCCTGTCGACCAAATGTGTCGTAACGAATCGAAAGGACTACCCAGCGAAAGGATTTTCCTGCCTGCTCGTATCGTTGCAGATCTCCGACATAAAGCTATCGCGCTTCGATTCACAAATATTGATGCTGCAGAAGCTGCGAAGCTTAAATCTGTCGAACAACTGCATCCGCAGTTTGCCACGTGCGCTCGGTCAGATGCGTCTGTGCGATCTGGATTTATCGGGCAACAGTCTGACCGAGGCAGTTTGGGATTGGTTACTCGAACCAAACATACAATCGTCCCTGCAACAGCTCAACATTTCCAACAACGCGCTACCCTGCCTTCCGATCAATGTGATTTACGCGCGTGAACTAGTTACACTTGCAGCGGAGAATAATCATATCCGTAAGCTACCGTTTGCACTTTGGACGATGAGCCGGTTGCGGGTATTATCACTTGCCCGAAACCAAATCGATGCTGTACCGGAAACGCTAGCTAGAATTAAATTAGATCGATTAGATCTGTCCGAAAATGAGCTGTTCTGTAATGTGGCCACGGTACCGGATTTGCGGCTGACTTCATCGGATACGCAATATCGACAAACGTCGAGCTTGTTTGAGCTGGCTGCACGGACGGTTATACGTAAGAAGATTCCCTACACGTTTCCCGGTCGGATTCCGTTCACTGTGCTAGAGGTACTGCGGCGTGCTCCGTTGTGCAGTTGCGGCCAACCGTGCTTTGAATCGAAAGTGTTCCTTCGTACGAAAGTGATCATGATTAAATGTTCCTACCTGGTGCTTAACGCCAACCAACAGCTAATTGCAGATTGTGTGTATTGCAGCGAAAAGTGCTCACGGAAGCTGTGCTAA
- the LOC126565451 gene encoding probable proline--tRNA ligase, mitochondrial, translated as MQRISKLFQPALIIPKNATIKSQEITSKSQRLMLEQGLIRQAGNGTFHLLPLLQRSLQKAINLIDRHMEAIGAQKLTLPLLTSAELWKRSGRLGSSNGGTPTELLQTTDRHGKVQILGPTHEESITSLIAAIAPVTYRQFPLRLYQISTKFRDEMKPRFGLMRAKEFLMKDLYTFDVDRAHCQETYEEVNQAYDKLFTEIGIPFVKVAGDCGTMGGSVSHEYHFPSELGEDQLIHCTRCGMHSNAELFGTIRERCKNCTGKEEALERQAGIEVGHAFILEDRYTKALGATCLKPNGKPSPLQMGCYGIGVTRLIAASIEVLSTEKEIRWPIVLAPYRVCIITPKAGSKQEPEASPLVDKLYNDLQKLNNCAGEVIVDDRSQFTIGKRLLDARKMGYPVVVIVGSKVISEGIFELHDLTMDNELNLSYNDTLTTIGTILSPTEQQQLSQGTKVAQEL; from the exons aTGCAACGAATATCAAAACTATTTCAACCAGCCCTAATAATACCCAAAAATGCTACCATCAAATCGCAAGAGATTACATCCAAAAGTCAAAGG cTTATGCTCGAGCAAGGGCTTATCAGACAGGCAGGGAATGGAACGTTCCATCTACTGCCACTTCTACAGCGCTCCCTACAGAAAGCAATCAATCTAATAGACCGACACATGGAAGCGATCGGAGCACAGAAGTTAACACTTCCACTACTTACATCGGCAGAACTGTGGAAGAGAAGTGGCCGGCTAGGTTCGAGCAATGGTGGAACGCCGACCGAACTGCTGCAAACTACCGATCGACACGGAAAGGTGCAAATATTGGGACCG ACACATGAAGAATCAATTACCTCGCTGATAGCAGCCATTGCACCGGTTACCTATCGGCAGTTTCCACTCCGGCTGTACCAAATATCGACCAAGTTCCGGGACGAAATGAAACCCCGGTTTGGGTTGATGCGTGCGAAAGAGTTCCTCATGAAGGATCTCTACACGTTCGACGTTGATCGTGCCCATTGTCAGGAAACGTACGAAGAGGTAAATCAAGCGTACGATAAACTGTTTACCGAGATAGGAATCCCATTCGTAAAGGTAGCGGGAGACTGTGGTACGATGGGTGGATCGGTTTCGCACGAGTATCATTTCCCTAGCGAATTGGGTGAAGATCAGTTAATCCACTGCACCCGTTGTGGTATGCATTCTAACGCCGAACTGTTCGGCACAATAAGGGAGCGGTGTAAAAATTGTACCGGCAAAGAGGAAGCTCTCGAACGGCAAGCAGGCATTGAGGTGGGGCATGCTTTCATCCTCGAGGATCGATACACGAAGGCACTCGGTGCGACATGTCTGAAGCCAAATGGGAAACCTTCCCCCCTGCAAATGGGATGTTACGGTATCGGTGTGACACGATTAATAGCCGCCTCGATAGAGGTGCTTTCAACCGAAAAAGAAATCCGATGGCCGATTGTCTTGGCACCATACCGTGTTTGTATCATTACACCAAAGGCAGGCAGTAAGCAAGAGCCGGAAGCATCGCCGTTGGTTGACAAGCTGTACAACGATTTGCAAAAGCTGAACAACTGTGCAGGGGAAGTGATTGTAGACGATCGGTCCCAGTTTACCATTGGCAAGCGGTTGCTGGATGCTCGTAAAATGGGTTATCCCGTCGTCGTGATAGTGGGCTCGAAAGTCATCAGTGAAGGAATTTTTGAGCTGCATGACTTAACAATGGACAATGAATTAAATCTATCGTACAATGATACTTTGACCACTATAGGCACTATCCTATCTCCTACAGAACAACAGCAACTCTCGCAAGGCACCAAAGTTGCCCAAGAACTGTGA
- the LOC126559861 gene encoding protein ARV1 has protein sequence MKLSLPLQGYFDLLKHQPGEKKFVCINCGRPVSGLYRQISTTVLKIIDCEKCKKPADKYIEFEVLIILIDLILLSKPAYRHILYNSDCRNLWKIGTILILLEAYCFWTDAFRGITSISYRSHVNDPFLSEKGFYLSTVHFVAGFLLLYGFIYLFTRAMHRSVPQITGNGKTYPHMLLHGVILASIGKFLFIPIIIWKENATETGMAIHIVLVLMYFVISLVQIHSVVSDCARSRSCLIVMLAFIVKAYFLTRVSGLLQEFV, from the exons ATGAAGCTATCACTCCCGTTGCAAGGATATTTTGATCTACTGAAACATCAACCTGGCGAGAAAAAGTTCGTGTGCATCAACTGCGGCCGTCCCGTTTCCGGATTGTATCGCCAGATCAGTACAACAGTGTTGAAAATAATTGACTGT gaaaaatgtaaaaagccAGCGGACAAGTACATCGAGTTTGAGGTGCTTATCATACTGATAGATTTGATACTGCTGTCCAAACCTGCCTATCGACACATTCTATATAATTCCGATTGTAGG AAtctgtggaaaatcggcacCATTCTCATACTGCTCGAAGCGTACTGCTTCTGGACGGATGCATTCCGAGGCATAACGAGCATCAGCTATCGTTCACACGTGAACGATCCCTTCCTGTCCGAGAAAGGATTTTATCTGTCGACCGTCCATTTTGTGGCTggatttttgctgttgtacgggtttatttatttgtttacacgCGCCATGCATCGGTCCGTTCCGCAGATTACGGGAAATGGCAAGACTTACCCGCACATGCTACTGCACGGAGTTATTCTAGCTAGTATAGGGAAGTTTCTATTTATTCCGATCATTATCTGGAAGGAAAATGCTACCGAAACCGGTATGGCGATCCATATTGTGCTGGTACTGATGTACTTTGTGATATCGCTCGTACAAATACACTCGGTCGTAAGTGATTGTGCCAGATCACGGTCCTGTTTGATCGTAATGTTAGCGTTCATAGTAAAGGCATATTTTCTGACACGGGTTAGCGGATTGCTACAGGAATTTGTTTAA
- the LOC126559526 gene encoding V-type proton ATPase subunit e 2-like: MGASALPIIIFSAIFGVVGIVLPIVAPKGPNRGIVQCVLILTAATCWLFWLCCYMAQMNPLIGPKLHQNTILIMAREWGNPLPDMEGYQPEHTDH, from the exons ATGGGTGCTTCCGCGCTGCCGATTATCATTTTCTCTGCCATCTTCGGTGTGGTGGGCATTGTGCTACCGATTGTTGCACCCAAGGGCCCGAACCGTGG GATCGTCCAGTGTGTGCTGATATTAACGGCAGCAACGTGCTGGTTATT CTGGCTGTGTTGCTACATGGCTCAGATGAACCCTCTGATCGGCCCAAAGCTGCACCAGAACACGATCTTGATCATGGCACGTGAGTGGGGCAATCCCCTGCCTGATATGGAGGGATATCAACCCGAACATACGGACCATTAA
- the LOC126558592 gene encoding 60S acidic ribosomal protein P0, which produces MGREDKATWKSNYFLKVVQLLDEYPRCFIVGADNVGSRQMQTIRMSLRGSAIVLMGKNTMMRKAIRGHLENNQSLEKLLNHIKGNVGFVFTKGDLAEVRDKLTASKVRAPARAGAIAPLEVIIPAQNTGLGPEKTSFFQALSIPTKISKGTIEIINDVPILKPGDKVGASEATLLNMLNISPFSYGLQIQQVYDSGSIFSPEILDIKPEDLRAKFQAGVANLAAVSLQIGYPTLASVPHSIANGFRNLLAIAAVTEVEFKEAETVKEFIKDPSKFATASTAAAPAAAAAAPAAKAEEKKEESESEDEDMGFGLFD; this is translated from the exons ATGGGTAGGGAGGACAAAGCAACCTGGAAATCCAACTACTTCCTGAAGGTCGTG CAACTGCTCGACGAATACCCGAGATGTTTCATCGTCGGCGCTGACAATGTCGGTTCCCGTCAGATGCAAACCATCCGTATGTCGCTCCGCGGATCGGCCATCGTGCTGATGGGCAAGAACACCATGATGCGCAAAGCCATCCGCGGACATCTGGAGAACAACCAGAGCCTGGAGAAGCTGCTCAACCACATCAAGGGCAACGTTGGCTTCGTGTTCACGAAGGGCGATCTGGCCGAGGTACGCGACAAGCTGACCGCAAGCAAGGTGCGTGCACCGGCCCGTGCCGGAGCTATCGCTCCGCTGGAGGTCATTATCCCGGCCCAGAACACTGGTCTCGGTCCGGAAAAGACCTCCTTCTTCCAGGCCCTTTCTATCCCGACCAAGATTTCGAAGGGTACGATTGAAATCATCAACGATGTGCCCATCCTGAAGCCGGGCGACAAGGTCGGCGCTTCGGAAGCCACGCTGCTCAACATGCTGAACATCTCGCCGTTCTCGTACGGTCTGCAGATCCAGCAGGTGTACGATTCCGGTTCGATCTTCTCGCCGGAAATCCTCGACATCAAGCCGGAGGATCTGCGCGCCAAGTTCCAGGCCGGAGTTGCCAATCTGGCTGCCGTTTCGCTCCAGATCGGATACCCGACGCTGGCTTCGGTTCCGCACAGCATTGCAAACGGTTTCCGCAACCTGTTGGCCATTGCTGCCGTCACCGAGGTTGAGTTCAAGGAGGCCGAAACGGTCAAGGAGTTCATCAAGGATCCGAGCAAGTTTGCCACTGCTTCGACTGCAGCTGCCCCGGCTGCTGCCGCAGCTGCTCCGGCAGCAAAGGCCGaggagaagaaggaagaatCCGAATCCGAGGATGAAGATATGGGCTTCGGTCTGTTCGATTAA